The DNA sequence CGGCCGACTGGGCCAGAACCAGACAAGCAGAAATATCGCCAGATGCAGGCAGAAGGAGAGGACGTAAGAGGCCATGCGCATGGGAGTTACCTGGAGCGGCGGCCGCCCTGATTGCGGTTGCCGCCGGCGGAGGCTGCTTCGTCGGGCTTTTCGGCGATGACGCCCAGTTTTTCAATGCCCACAGCCTTGATGTGCCCCATAACCTCTACCACCGTGCCGTAGGGCACGGCCTTGTCCGCCTGGAGGAAGAGGGTTTTGTTCTTTTCCTTGACCAGACGCTGCAGGTAGCCTTCCAGATCCTCCATGCTGTCCACGGCGTATTCGTCCAGATAGATTTTGCCGTCATTGCGCACGGTAAGCACCATGTGGTCCGCGTCGGTGGGCAGAACCTCCACCTGCTTGGTCTGGGGCAGATCCACGTCCAGCCCCTGGCTCATCATGGGGGTGGCCACCATAAAGATGATGAGCAGCACCAGCATCACGTCCACAAAGGGAGTGACGTTGATGTCCGAAACAAATTTGTTGCCGCCGCCCACGTTCGCGCCCATCTTACATCTCCGTGGCGCCCATGCGCTGTACGTGGCGATGGGCGTTGAGTTCGCGCTGCACGCGGTTAAGGAACACGCCGGCAAAGTTGACCAGCAGAGTATCCACCTGCGAGAGCTTGCCCATGAAGATGTTAAAGCCAATGGTGGCCGGTACGGCCACGGCCAGGCCGATGGCTGTGGCCACCAGGGCCTCGGAAATGCCGGGGGCCACGGTGGCCAGAGAGGCGGATTTGAGCATGCCGATGGAGTGGAAAGAGCTCATAATGCCCCAGACCGTGCCGAACAGACCGATGAAGGGCGCGGTATTGGCCGTGGTGGCCAGCAGCGAAAGGGAACGCTG is a window from the Desulfovibrio legallii genome containing:
- a CDS encoding ExbD/TolR family protein, coding for MGANVGGGNKFVSDINVTPFVDVMLVLLIIFMVATPMMSQGLDVDLPQTKQVEVLPTDADHMVLTVRNDGKIYLDEYAVDSMEDLEGYLQRLVKEKNKTLFLQADKAVPYGTVVEVMGHIKAVGIEKLGVIAEKPDEAASAGGNRNQGGRRSR